In Chlorobiota bacterium, the sequence AGCCGGTCTATGACACCTTGCGGCCATTGTACCGCAACCAGGGGAGCAACGGCGCGCCGTTGTATGTGGACCGCACGGAGATTGTGGGGCCGGATCGGTTCGATTTCGAGATGGTTGCCGGCACCGCGCCGTTCGACCTGAAAAGCGGAAGCGGGCGCGATGCTATCGTGAAGTTCACCCCATCCTCCGTTGGCCAAAAAACCGCTTGGCTGAAGGTCTGGAGCAACAGCAACAACATCCAAGATGGGACCGACAGCATCATGCTCACCGGCGAAGGCGTTGTTGGAAGCGGTGCCGGGGTTGTGGACCTGCGCCTGCGTTCGGGGGCAATCAATTTTGGGGATGTGAAAACCTTCAAAACCTACGATACTGTCCTCTCCAACTTCTACTACAACGCCGGCACGGTGCCGCTAAGCATCTCCTTCTATGTGGATGGCGACAACTCCACCGATTTCTTCAGCAACAACAGCTTGGTGGAGGTGACGCCTGGGCAAGGGGATGAGCTTCAGCTCACGTTCTACAGCGAGCGCAAAGGGGCGAAATCGGCCATGCTGATCGTCAGCACCGACGACGTGTCGGACGATAAAAACCCGGTCCGCGTCCGTGTGGATACGCTGTACCTGTACGCCAATGCCGATGGGCTAAGCGCGGTGCCGGGCCAGCCAGCTGAGGTGCAAGGAATGGCCCTTACCCCGAACCCCACAGCCGGGGCGGTGGAGCTGGCGATTGCTCCCATGAACGGCGAACTTGGCCAGGCCTACACCATCACCATCACCGATGTTGTTGGGCGCGAGGTCTATCACGTGGAAGGGCGGTTCGAATCGGACAAAACCTTGAACCGAATCGAGACCGGGAACTGGAGCAGCGGCGTGTACTACGTGAAGCTGAGCAGCAAGCAAGGAACGCGAACAATGCCGCTAACCGTGAAGCGATAACGCGCAACGTAGGATACCGATCATTCCGCATCGGGGGGTTGTTCTTCGTGAGCAATCCCCCGATGCGCCGATTTTCAACACATGGCTCAAGTCACACTCTCCAACGTTACCAAGCAGTTCGACGACGGAACTGTTGCTGTCAACTCCGTTTCCTTCGATCTTCCCGACGGAAAATTTCTGGTGATTGTTGGCCCTTCCGGCTGCGGCAAATCAACCACACTGCGGATGATTGCCGGCCTTGAAACCGCCACCAGCGGCCAGATCACTATTGGCGGGCAAGTGGTGAACAACGTCCACCCGAAGGACCGCGACATCGCAATGGTCTTCCAGAACTACGCACTCTATCCCCACATGACCGTCCGCCAAAACATGGAGTTCGCGCTGAAGATGCGGAAGGTCCCGAAGGCCGACCGCCAACGCAGGGTGATGGAGGTTGCCCGAATGCTGGAACTTGAACCACTGCTGGAGCGGAAGCCAAAAGCCCTTTCCGGCGGGCAACGCCAGCGCGTGGCGTTGGGGCGCGCAATCGTCCGCAATCCCAAAGTTTTTCTGTTCGATGAACCCCTCTCCAACCTTGATGCCAAGCTCCGAAGCCAAACCCGTGCCGAGCTTCAGAAGCTCCATCACCAACTGAACGCCACCAGCATCTACGTCACCCACGACCAAGTGGAAGCCATGACCATGGCGGACCAGATTGTGGTGATGGATGGCGGGAAAGTGCAGCAAATCGCCAGCCCGCTGGACCTGTACAACCGCCCCGCAAACCGGTTCGTGGCCGGATTTATCGGCACCCCAGCAATGAATTTTTTTGAGGGAAAAACGGAAACCGAAGGGGAGCAAACGTGGTTTGCCGAGCAAGGGGAAAACGGGCTGCGGATACCGCTGGAACAAAGCCCCGAGGCGATGGCGCGTGCGGCCACGCTGGGGGTCCGCCCCGAGCATTTTTTGCTGACCGAACCGGGCGACCAGTTCGGGTTTGCGGTGACGGTGCAGGTGGTGGAGACGCTTGGCAACCAGACGCTGATCCACTTCCCAACCGGAGGTGGGATGGGAGTTGCAGCAATCAGCCCCGACCACGAAATCCGCTACGGGGATCAAGCCTGGCTGCGCGTTCAAAGCGATCGGGTGCATCCGTTTGCCGCCACCGGGGAACGGCTGTAGCAATCCCCACACCGGCTTCCCAGCAATGAACGGCTGTCCCCATTTCTGCGCTCTGTTGTTTCCCCCTTCTGTTCCCCTCCTTTCCTGTTTCTTTGCTCCGTAATGAACCAACCGCTGCCAACGCCCAAGCCAATTCCCGAAGGGCGCGCCTTGCTTCGCCGCCCTTCGCTGGGGCGGATTCTGCAAGGGGTGCTGGCGGTTGCCGGGATCGGGATGTTCGCCTACTTGGCCCGCAACGTCAGCTTTGCCCACGTTGCCGATGCGGGAACCTCACTGCTGGTGCTGGCATTGGTGCTGCTGATCCTGACCGCCATTAACTACTCGCTGGATACCCTCAGTTGGTGGCTGGTCTGCGGGGAAAAACGTCCATCCTTCCTGTCGCTAACGGCCATCCGGTTGCGGTGCGAGTCGCTAACGAATATCCTTCCCGGGGGGGCGGTGATCGGCGAGCCGATGAAGGTGATGCAGCTGCTGCGCGCCACCACCATGACCACCGCCGAAGCCACCACCAGCTTCCTGCTGGCAAAGTTTTGCATCATCATTGGGCAAGTCCTGTATGTGGTGATTGGGGTGCTGTTCAGCTACGCGGTGCTTAGCGGGCGCGGGGAAGCAACGTTCGGAACGGAGCACTTCGGGCTGCTGGTGCTGGGGGCTGTGGGGGTGATTCTGCTGCTGCTGTTGGCGCTGCTTGGCGCAATGGTCTGGTTCCAACCGATGCTCCGCTACTTGGTCCCAACCGAGCGCGAAGGGCGTTGGGGCGACCTTTGGAACCGCCTTGTTGCCGAAGCCCACAGCATCGAGCAACTGGTTGCCGTCGCCGGGCGGAAGCAAGGGGGGAAGCTGGCCGCCGGGGTGTTCTGCGGGTTCCTTTCCTGGTCCCTGAACGGCGTGGAAGCGTATCTGATCCTCCATTTTCTTGGGGTTGATTCCACCTTCACGCAAGCCTTCGCCATTGATGCCGTCAGCTGCGTGATTCGGATGGTGATGTTCATCCTTCCAATCGGAATTGGCGGGCAAGATTGGGCAATCACCGGCCTGATGACCGTGCATGGAATCGCCAACCCCGTTGGCGCGTCGGCCCAGCTGGCGGTGGTGAAACGTGCGCGGGAGTTTGTGGTGGTTGGCGTGGGGCTGGCAATGCTGGCGTTTTCCCGAAACGCCCGCCAAACATCCGCAACCCCGCCCCCTTCCGCCAACCCGAAATCTCACTCAGCTTCTGGCAATCAAGCTGCTCCTTCTTCTCCTTCCTCCCCCAATTCGTAAGCGGGGAAAAACTTCCGCACCTGCAATCCCACCTGCACCAATGGCCGGTTCTCCGTTGTAGATTCGGAGGAACAGAGAAGGGCTTCGCAAACCATTGCTTGCGTCTCCTTGATGTTCCCATTCAACCATTTCCAACCGAATTGCCATGCGTTCCATCAACCCTGCCACAGGCCAGCAGATTGCCGAGTTCCCCGAACTGAAAGAGCGCGACATCCAGACGAAAATAGGGGTGGCCGCTGCCACCTTTTTGGGGTATCGCCACACCACGTTTGCCAAACGGGCCGAGTGGATGCGCCGTGCGGCAATGCTGCTGCGGATGCGGAAAACCAGCTATGCCGAAATCATGGTTCGCGAGATGGGGAAAACCATTGTTGCGGCGGAATCGGAGGTGGAGAAGTGCGCGTGGGTTTGCGAGTTCTATGCCGACCAAGCAGAGTTTTTCCTGAGCGACCAGCAGATTGACACCGACGCTTCCCGCAGCTTTGTGACCTTCCAGCCGCTGGGCGTTGTGCTGGCGGTGATGCCGTGGAATTTCCCCTTTTGGCAAGTCTTCCGGTTTGCCGCTCCGGCACTGATGGCCGGGAATGTTGGGCTGCTGAAGCACGCCGCCAACGTGCCGATGTCGGCGCTGGCTATCCAGGAGGTGTTCCTCCATGCCGGATTCCCGGAAGGGGCATTCCAGACGTTGCTGGTGAAATCGCCTGCGGTGGCAGCAATCATTGCCGACCCACGGATTGCCGCCGTCACGCTGACCGGAAGCGAAGGGGCAGGGCGAAGCGTGGGGGAAGCCGCGGGGCGAAATCTAAAAAAGGTGGTGTTGGAGCTTGGCGGAAGCGACCCGTTCATCATCATGCCCAGTGCCGACATCGCGGCGGCGGTAAAAACCGCAGTGACGGCGCGCACCCTGAACAACGGCCAAAGCTGCATTGCGGCCAAGCGGTTCATTGTCCACACCGAGGTGTTCGACCAAGTGGAGCGGCAGTTTGCCGAAGGGCTGGCGGCCTTGAAGATTGGCGACCCGATGGAGCCTGCGGTGGAGATTGGCCCGTTGGCACGCCCAGAGTTTGTGGAGGATCTGCACAAGCAAGTCACCGCCACCGTTGCTGCGGGGGCGCGGTTGGTGACGGGGGGGAAGAAGCTGGGCGGGCCGGGATATTTCTACCCCCCCACGCTTCTTAGCGACGTACGGCCGGGAATGGCGGCGTTCGATGAGGAGACGTTTGGGCCGGTTGCCGCGCTGGTTCGCGTGCCCGATCTGGATGCGGCGATTGCGCTGGCCAACAACTCGCGGTTCGGCTTGGGAGCCGCGGCCTGGACCGCCGATGCGGGGGAGCAGGAGCGGTTCATCCGCGAGCTTGAGGCGGGGACGGTGGCAATCAACGGCATGGTGAAATCGGACCCACGCCTGCCGTTTGGCGGAATCAAAGCCAGCGGTATCGGGCGTGAATTGGGCGAATTCGGAATCCGCGAATTTGTGAACGTGAAGACGGTGGTGGTGGGATAGCGGTGGAGCCTAGGTTAGCCTTAATGGCCTCAGTACTGGTAGTGCCTTGTGCTTCTCCCGTGCTACCCTTTGGTGTTAGCAGGCCAACTCTGATGTCGCCAAGTTGGCTGCCACAACGCAAGTGCCCAATCCTTCCCATTCACCGTTCTCAATAATCAATTCCCAATGCCGAACCGACTTCTTCACGAACGCTCCCCCTACCTTCAGCAGCACGCCCATAACCCGGTGGATTGGTATCCGTGGGGGGAGGAAGCGTTTGCCCGCGCCCGAAGTGAGGGGAAACCAATCTTCCTTTCCATCGGCTACTCCACCTGCCACTGGTGCCACGTGATGGAGCGGGAATCGTTCGAGGACCAGGAGACCGCCGCGATGATGAACGAGCGATTCATCAACATCAAAGTGGACCGCGAGGAGCGGCCCGACGTGGACCATATCTACATGACCGCGCTTCACTCCATTGCTGGGTCCGGAGGGTGGCCGCTGTCGGTGTGGCTAACGCCGGAGCTGCTGCCGTTCTACGCCGGAACCTACTTCCCACCACGCCCAGCTTATGGCCGCCCCAGCTTCCGCGACGCGCTTCGGGCGTTAAGCGATGCTTGGCAACACCAACGGGAGAAGGTGCTGGATTCCGCAACGGCGATTATCGAGGCGGTGGAGAAAATCTCGCTGATCCAAGCCGATGGCGGCGTGGCCCCGCTGCTTCCCATTGCCGAGCGTTGTTTCCAACATCTTCAACGGAGCTACGACCCGAGGCATGGCGGGTTCAGCGGGCGGCCAAAATTTCCGCAGCCAAGCATCTTGCAATTCTTGCTTCGCTATCGCCACCACGTGGGGAACGCGCCTGCCGTTGACCAACGTGCGGAATCCGCGCTGGCCATGGTCCACCACACCCTTCGCTCGATGTCTGGCGGGGGGATGTACGATCAACTTGGCGGCGGATTTGCCCGATACTCGGTTGACGAGGAGTGGCGCGTTCCGCACTTCGAGAAAATGCTGTACGACCAGGGGCAGCTTCTTTCACTTCTTGCCGACACCTACCGCCTGACGCACGACCCCGAGCTGGCAAGGGTGATTGGCCAAACAGCCGACTATCTGGAACGCGACATGACCGCCCCGAACGGCGCATTCTACTCCGCCGAAGATGCCGACAGCGAAGGGGAGGAGGGGAAGTTTTACGTCTGGACGATGGAGGAGCTTCGCGCAGCGTTGCCGGATCGGGAGCTTGCCGCTGTGGTGAGGTTTTACGGGATTGAGGAGGAAGGAAATTTTGAGCATGGGAAGAACGTGCTGCACACCAGCGCAACCCTTGCGGACGTTGCCGAAGCGTTGGGAACAGATATTCCTGAAGTTGAGCAGCTGCTGGCCACGGCGCGGGAGCGGTTGTTCCAATTGCGGCAGCAGCGGGTCCGGCCCCACCGCGATGAGAAGATTTTGGCGGCATGGAATGGATTGGCGATTGGCGGGCTTGCCAACGCCGCCGCCGCGCTTTCCCAACCACGCTTTGCGGCAATGGCCGAACGCGCAGCAAGGGCCGTTCTGGAAACGATGATGGTGGATGGAAAACTGATGCGCCGTTGGAAAGATGGCGAAGCGAAGTTCGCGGGATACTTGGACGATTACGCCTTTGTTGCCGCAGGGCTGATTGAGCTGTACCACGCAACGCTGAACCCAGAGTGGCTGCGCCATGCCGAGCAGCTGACCCGCCTTGCCGACCATCTGTTCCACGACGACGTTGGCGGCGGATACTTCATGGCCAGCGGTGGCGATCCCGCGATTCTTGTTCGGCCAAAGGTGGACCACGACGGGGCCGAACCGGCAGGGAACAGCGTCATGGCGATGAACCTTTTGCGGCTTGGCAGATTGCTGGGCGACCCGCATCTGCTTGGCCGTGCCGAGCGGACCATCCATCTTTTCCTGAACCGCGTTGCTGATGTTCCGATCATGATGCCGCTGATGTCGGCGGTGGGGTTGGCGCTTTCGGCACCGCCGCGCCAAGTGGTGGTGGCCGCCGGGGCCGATCCAAGCGAAACGGAAGGGTTGTGGCAGCAGGTCCAACAGGCATATCTGCCCGATACTCAGTTGCTGCTGGTCCCCGATTCTGGAGTTGACCCGTGGCTTGCCGAGCGGGTCCCAACCCTTTCCGGGATGCGCCCGATTGAGGGCCACGCGGCGGTCTATGTCTGCGAAAACTTTGTGTGCCACGCTCCCTCGCGCACGTTCAGCCCGTAGCGGTTCCAGTGTGCCGGGGTAGCGGCAGGTCTTTAGCCTGCCGAGTGCTAGCGGAAGAAGATGACGCCGAAGGCTAAAGACCTTTTATCAATCCCGACGAAGGTCGGGACGGCTACCGCCGTTGGCGGCTGGGCTCCGTCGCGCACGTTCAGCCCGTAGCGGTTCCAGTGTGCCGGGGTAGCGGCAGGTCTTTAGCCTGCCGAGCGCTAGCGGAAGAAGATGACGCCGAAGGCTAAAGACCTTTTATCAATCCCGACGAAGGTCGGGACGGCTACCGCCGTTGGCGGCTGGGCTCCGTCGCGCACGTTCAGCCCGTAGCGGTTCCAGTGTGCCGGGGTAGCGGCAGGTCTTTAGCCTGCCGAGTGCTAGCGGAAGAAGATGACACCGAAGGCTAAAGACCTTTTATCAATCCCGACGAAGGTCGGGACGGCTACCTCCGTTGGCGGCTGGGCTCCGTCGCGCACGTTCAGCCCGTAGCGGTTCCAGTGTGCCGGGTAGCGGCCCCGATCTTTATCGGGGCCCTGTGACCAAACACCGAAGATGACACCGAAGGCTAAAGACCTTTTATCAATCCCGACGAAGGTCGGGACGGCTACCTCCGTTGGCGGCTGCGCTACTGGCGCGTACGTTCAGCACCGGTGCGGGGGGGGAAATAAAAACAGCAGGTTCGCGGCGAAGCATGGAGTCTGCTTGGCGTGCGAACCTGCTGTTGGTCATCGTACCGCAATGATGCTGCGGCCATGCGTGGCGGGTGGGGATTACTGAATCACCCGCATCTCCACGCGGCGGTTGGTGCGGCGGGCCTGATCGCTTGTTCCGGAAACCAGGGGTTTCCGTTTGCCGAAGCCTTTGGTCTCCATTCGCGCCCCTTCAATTCCGGCATCCAGCAGATACTGGCGGACCGCCGCCGCGCGCCGTTGCGACAGCGCGTCGTTGTAGTCGTCGGTCCCCTGGTCGTCGGTGTGTCCTTCCAACGAAATCCGCATATCGGGGTTGCTTTGCATGAACTCCGCAAGCCGCTCCAATTCCGAAACTGATTCCGGCAGCAGGTCGCTCTTGTCGTAATCGAAAAGGACCATCAGCCGAACCATTCCCCCCGCAATCGGGCTAAGGGTGATGTCCTTCTCAATATCCTGGCTTAGTCCGCTGGTGGGGACCTCGTACCGCTCGGTGTAGAATAGATATCCGTTCCGCTCGGCAGTGATGGAGTATTCGCGCCCGGCCACCAGCGTGGCAAAGTATTCGCCGTTGATGTCGTCGCTGCGGAGCCGCGCCACCTGCTGGTTGGTTTTCAGATCGGTGATGGTAATTGTGCTTCCCAGCGGTGCTTTTGTGGTTGCGTCGCTGACCACGCCATGAACGTTCACCACGGCCTCGGACGGGAACGGGTTTGGGGAAACAAGATAGATGTCAAGCCCCCCCGCGCCGCCGCTGCGGTTGCTGCTGAAGAACGCACGGTCGGCAGTGCTGAGCGCGGTGTAGAAGTACTCATCCGCTGCGGAGTTAATCGGCGACCCCATGTTCTTCAGCCCGCTGAATCCGCTGTTGCTTGCCTTTGCGGTGTACAGGTCGAACCCGCCTTGCCCACCCGGGCGGTTGCTAGCAAAGTAGAACGTTTTGTTGTCGGGCGCCACGCTTGGGGAAAGGTCATCATCGGCGGTGTTGATGGTTGTGCCGGCGTTCGTTGCCACGCCCCATTTCCCGTTGACGTAGCGGCTGATGTAGATATCCACCTTCCCGCTTCCCCCCGGGCGGTCGCTGGCAAAATAGAGTGTGCGCCCGTCGCTGCTAAGGTAGGGGTGCGAGTCCCAGTATTCGGAGTTGATCTCCGGCCCAAGGTTTTGGATGTTGGTCCACACGCCGTTGATTTTTTGGGCGGAGTAAAGGTCGGTGCGCCCTTGCCCATCCACCGGATTGTCAAGCGAGCTAAAGATCATCAGCTGGCCATCGGGGGTTAGGGTTACGGTTCCGTTTTCATCCCCTTCGCTTAGCTCGGGAATTTCGGTGATTGCCCCCCACCCGCTGGAGTTCCGCTCGGCAGTGAAAACCCGTTGGTTGCCGTTGCTGCGCGAGGTCAGGTACATCACCCGCGAGTTCCCCGCGAACGTGGAAGCGAAGTCGTCGCGGGTGGTGTTCATGTTCAACGATGTCACCGTCTGGCCATGAACCGATGCCGTTGCTGCAATCGCCGCCAGCAGCAAAAAGAATTTGCGTAGCATGATACGTGTTGGGAATTGGTTGTCGGGAATGTCAAATGCCGAATGTTCCGATGAGGGGAAGTCGCTTCCCCCCCCCTGGCTCCTTACTTCGCTTTCACCAGCTTGATTGGCCGCTGGCTGCCCCGTTGCGAGCCAAGCGCAAGATAATAGATGCTGGCGGGTTGCAAGCGCAGGTCTATCATCTGTTCGTTGGCGGCCACCGGAATTTCCATGATGGCTTTGCCAAGATAATCGTAGATGATCGCTTTCTCACCATGGGCCAGCGTTGGCACGGTTAGTTGGAACATCCCATCGTCGCTGATGGATGCCACGCTTGGCAAGGCCGGGTCTGCGGGCTGATCGGTGGTTTGCGGAACTGCCGACGGGACGTATTCCGGCAACAGCGTCTCCCAAGCCCCCCGCCCGAACGTTGCGGCCCGCAGCTTCCCCGATGCCTCGTGGATTTCCAGATCCGTCACCGGAACAATCGGCATTCCGTCGTTGAACGGTTGCCATGCCGAGAAGGAGCGGAGCAGGTCCAGATAGAACACGCCAAGATCGGTCCCGACGTACAGCCCGCGCCCACGCTTGGTGTCAACCGCCACGCAGTTGGCCGGGACGTTCGGCAAATTGCGCGAGATGTTCAGCAAGGTGTGGGTGGAAAGATCGTAGGCGTAAACTTTTGAGCCAGCGTTGTAGCCTGATATGGAGATGAAAAGCAGCCCCGGGTTCTCCGGGTCCACGGCAATGTAGGTGATGGACTCACCTTCGGAAGCAAAAGCGTTCAGGTCCTGCCAGCTTTGGCCACCGTTGGTGGTGA encodes:
- the ugpC gene encoding sn-glycerol-3-phosphate ABC transporter ATP-binding protein UgpC, whose amino-acid sequence is MAQVTLSNVTKQFDDGTVAVNSVSFDLPDGKFLVIVGPSGCGKSTTLRMIAGLETATSGQITIGGQVVNNVHPKDRDIAMVFQNYALYPHMTVRQNMEFALKMRKVPKADRQRRVMEVARMLELEPLLERKPKALSGGQRQRVALGRAIVRNPKVFLFDEPLSNLDAKLRSQTRAELQKLHHQLNATSIYVTHDQVEAMTMADQIVVMDGGKVQQIASPLDLYNRPANRFVAGFIGTPAMNFFEGKTETEGEQTWFAEQGENGLRIPLEQSPEAMARAATLGVRPEHFLLTEPGDQFGFAVTVQVVETLGNQTLIHFPTGGGMGVAAISPDHEIRYGDQAWLRVQSDRVHPFAATGERL
- a CDS encoding flippase-like domain-containing protein; this translates as MNQPLPTPKPIPEGRALLRRPSLGRILQGVLAVAGIGMFAYLARNVSFAHVADAGTSLLVLALVLLILTAINYSLDTLSWWLVCGEKRPSFLSLTAIRLRCESLTNILPGGAVIGEPMKVMQLLRATTMTTAEATTSFLLAKFCIIIGQVLYVVIGVLFSYAVLSGRGEATFGTEHFGLLVLGAVGVILLLLLALLGAMVWFQPMLRYLVPTEREGRWGDLWNRLVAEAHSIEQLVAVAGRKQGGKLAAGVFCGFLSWSLNGVEAYLILHFLGVDSTFTQAFAIDAVSCVIRMVMFILPIGIGGQDWAITGLMTVHGIANPVGASAQLAVVKRAREFVVVGVGLAMLAFSRNARQTSATPPPSANPKSHSASGNQAAPSSPSSPNS
- a CDS encoding NAD-dependent succinate-semialdehyde dehydrogenase, coding for MAMRSINPATGQQIAEFPELKERDIQTKIGVAAATFLGYRHTTFAKRAEWMRRAAMLLRMRKTSYAEIMVREMGKTIVAAESEVEKCAWVCEFYADQAEFFLSDQQIDTDASRSFVTFQPLGVVLAVMPWNFPFWQVFRFAAPALMAGNVGLLKHAANVPMSALAIQEVFLHAGFPEGAFQTLLVKSPAVAAIIADPRIAAVTLTGSEGAGRSVGEAAGRNLKKVVLELGGSDPFIIMPSADIAAAVKTAVTARTLNNGQSCIAAKRFIVHTEVFDQVERQFAEGLAALKIGDPMEPAVEIGPLARPEFVEDLHKQVTATVAAGARLVTGGKKLGGPGYFYPPTLLSDVRPGMAAFDEETFGPVAALVRVPDLDAAIALANNSRFGLGAAAWTADAGEQERFIRELEAGTVAINGMVKSDPRLPFGGIKASGIGRELGEFGIREFVNVKTVVVG
- a CDS encoding thioredoxin domain-containing protein; the protein is MPNRLLHERSPYLQQHAHNPVDWYPWGEEAFARARSEGKPIFLSIGYSTCHWCHVMERESFEDQETAAMMNERFINIKVDREERPDVDHIYMTALHSIAGSGGWPLSVWLTPELLPFYAGTYFPPRPAYGRPSFRDALRALSDAWQHQREKVLDSATAIIEAVEKISLIQADGGVAPLLPIAERCFQHLQRSYDPRHGGFSGRPKFPQPSILQFLLRYRHHVGNAPAVDQRAESALAMVHHTLRSMSGGGMYDQLGGGFARYSVDEEWRVPHFEKMLYDQGQLLSLLADTYRLTHDPELARVIGQTADYLERDMTAPNGAFYSAEDADSEGEEGKFYVWTMEELRAALPDRELAAVVRFYGIEEEGNFEHGKNVLHTSATLADVAEALGTDIPEVEQLLATARERLFQLRQQRVRPHRDEKILAAWNGLAIGGLANAAAALSQPRFAAMAERAARAVLETMMVDGKLMRRWKDGEAKFAGYLDDYAFVAAGLIELYHATLNPEWLRHAEQLTRLADHLFHDDVGGGYFMASGGDPAILVRPKVDHDGAEPAGNSVMAMNLLRLGRLLGDPHLLGRAERTIHLFLNRVADVPIMMPLMSAVGLALSAPPRQVVVAAGADPSETEGLWQQVQQAYLPDTQLLLVPDSGVDPWLAERVPTLSGMRPIEGHAAVYVCENFVCHAPSRTFSP
- a CDS encoding OmpA family protein, whose amino-acid sequence is MLRKFFLLLAAIAATASVHGQTVTSLNMNTTRDDFASTFAGNSRVMYLTSRSNGNQRVFTAERNSSGWGAITEIPELSEGDENGTVTLTPDGQLMIFSSLDNPVDGQGRTDLYSAQKINGVWTNIQNLGPEINSEYWDSHPYLSSDGRTLYFASDRPGGSGKVDIYISRYVNGKWGVATNAGTTINTADDDLSPSVAPDNKTFYFASNRPGGQGGFDLYTAKASNSGFSGLKNMGSPINSAADEYFYTALSTADRAFFSSNRSGGAGGLDIYLVSPNPFPSEAVVNVHGVVSDATTKAPLGSTITITDLKTNQQVARLRSDDINGEYFATLVAGREYSITAERNGYLFYTERYEVPTSGLSQDIEKDITLSPIAGGMVRLMVLFDYDKSDLLPESVSELERLAEFMQSNPDMRISLEGHTDDQGTDDYNDALSQRRAAAVRQYLLDAGIEGARMETKGFGKRKPLVSGTSDQARRTNRRVEMRVIQ